The Bosea beijingensis genome contains the following window.
GAGATGCGCAAGGCCGGCGCGGTCACCGGCATCCAGATCGGCCATGCCGGGCGCAAGGCCAGCGCCAACCTGCCCTGGGAAGGCGACGATCATATCCCGGCCAATGACGAGCGCGGCTGGGAGACGATTGCGCCTTCGGCCGTTGCACATGGCGGGGGACTGCCGCGCGTACCGCGCGCGATGACCACTGCCGATATAGCGCGCGTGCGCGGTGATTTCGTCGCGGCTGCCGAACGCGCTCGCGACATCGGCATCGAGTGGTTGAAGCTGCATTTCGCGCACGGCTATCTCGCGCAGAACTTTCTCTCGCCGCATGCCAACAAGCGCGACGATGCCTATGGCGGCAGCTTCGAGAACCGCAGCCGCTTCCTGATCGAGACGCTGGTGGCCGTCCGCAAGGTCTGGCCGGAGAACCGGCCGCTCTCGGCCCGGCTCGGCGTGATCGAATATGACGGGCGCGACGAGGAGACGCTCGCCGAGGCGATCGAGCTGGTGAAGCGCTTCAAGGCGGAAGGGCTCGACTTCATCGATGTCAGCGTCGGCTTCTCGACCAATGAGGCGAAGATTCCGTGGGGGCCTGCCTTCCTGGCGCCGGTCGCCGAGCGGGTGCGCCGCGAGGCCGGCCTGCCAGCCTCGACGAGCTGGTACATCAGCAAGCCCGAGCAGGCCGACGCGCTGGTGCGCGAGGGCAAGGTCGATCTGGTGACGCTGGGCCGGCCGCTATTGGCCGATCCGCACTGGCCCTATGCCGCGGCGCATGCCCTCGGCGTCGAGAACCCGGCCTGGGCGACCCTGCCGCCGCCCTATGCGCATTGGCTGGCGCGTTACCGGGCCGCCTGAGGGCTTCATCCGAAAACCGAACGATCCGACGAGGGGCCTTTGCGGCCCCTCGTTCGTTTGCAGGAGGGGCTGAGGTTGATTCGCTGTAGGATGGGCCGGCCCCCCAGCGTGATGGGAGGACCAAGGGCCGGCTGCGGTCAGAAATCGTAACGGAACTTCCATCGTGTTGACGGCATTTCAACATCTTATGATGTCAGGAAGACTGAACGCACGGATGTGTCGTGCCGAAACCAGCCAGGCGCCCGGAGGCTAGACATGCCGATCGCTTCGCCCTCTCGTTCCTCGATGCCGAGCCGGCGCGGGTTCGGACAATTGGCGGCAGGAGCTGCATTGGCCTGCTTCGCCGGGGGCGGGACGGCTCATGCGGAGGGAAACACCGCCATCCGCTTTGCGCTGGATCGCCGTTTCGACGCGCTGACGGCGCCTTTCCTGGCGGCGCAGGACAAGGGCTATTTCGGCGCCGAGGGGCTCGATGTCGTGATCGAGCCGGGCAATGGCGCACGCGCCATGCTGCAGCGCATGGCGGCCGGTGTGCAGGATGCCGGCTTCGGCGACATCAATGCTCTCATCCGTTTCCGCGACGAGAATCCAGGCGCTGATCTCAAGGCGGTGATGATCGTCCATGACCGGCCGGGCTATGCCCTGATCGGCCGCAAGAGCCGGGGGATAACCACCGCGCCGGCGAGCCTCGAAGGGCGCAAGCTCGGCACGGCCGCCATCGATGCCAGCTTCGCGCAATGGCCGCTTTTCAAGAGCCTCAACAAGATCGACGACAGCAAGATCAGGATCGAGACGATCGGCCTGCCGGTGCGCGAGCCGATGCTGGCCTCCGGCGAGATCGATGCACTCTTCGCCTTCGGTCCTTCCACCGCCGTCTCGCTTCGGGCGCGTGGCGTGCCCGGCGACGATATCGTGCTGATGGAAATGGCAGAGCATGGCCTCCTGCTCTATGGCAGCGCGGTGATCGTGTCTGGCAAGCTGATCGCAAGCAAGCCGGATGCCGTGCGTGGGCTCGTGCGCGCCGTGATGCGCGGCATCCGCGATGTCGCGGTCAATCCGGGCGTCGGCGCGCAATTCGTCCTGCGCCGCAACGAGAGCGCACAGGCCGAAGTCGAGCGCGACAGGCTCGCCGCAGTGATCGAGCGCAACGTGCTGACGTCTTATGTGCGCGCGCATGGTCTTGGCGGGATCGATCGGGAGCGCTGGGCGAAGGCACTGGACCAACTCGCTTTGGCCGGCGCGTTCCGCGACAAGGCAAGGGCAGGCGACGCCTTCACGGATGCCTATCTGCCGCCGGCAAGCGAACGCATGTTCTGAGCGCATCGTTACGCTGGGAGATGATACGCAAGACGCGGGTGACAGGGGGGAACGGCCTGCCTATCGTGCCGCGCCTCCCACCGGACACCCATCTTGATCCTGCCAGACCTGACCGATTACGCCGCGTTGCGCGAGGGCTTTCGCTGGCGCATTCCTAATCGCTACAACATCGCCGTCGACGTCTGCGATCGCTGGGCCACGATCGAGCCTGGCCGTCCGGCGATCATCGAGGTCTCGCAGGACTGGCAGGTGACGCCCGTCAGCTTCGGCTGGTTGCGCGAGCATTCGAACCGGCTTGCCAATGCGCTGCGGGCGCGCGGCGTCGGCCGGGGCGACCGCATCGCCATCCTGCTGCCGCAGGGGCGGGCGGTGCTGACGGCGCATCTCGCCGCCTACAAGCTTGGCGCCATCGCGGTGCCGCTGGCTGCCCTGTTCGGCGTCGATGCCCTGGCTTATCGATTGACCGACTCCGCTGCGAAGGTCGTGGTGACCAATGCCGCCGGTCTCGCGAAGCTTGGTGAGATCACGCAGCCGCTGCCGGAGCTGGCCCTGCGCATTTCCACCGACGGCGCCGATGGCGCGGCAGAGTGTTGGGACACACTGCTGGCGGGTGGCAACCCGGATTTCACCCCGGTCGATACCACGCCGGACGATCCGGCATTGATGATCTACACCTCGGGCACCACGGGCAATCCGAAGGGCGCTCTGCACGGCCATCGCGTGCTGCCCGGTCATCTGCCGGGCGTGCAGATGCCGCATGAGTTCATGCCGCGGCCGGGCGATCTCGCCTGGACGCCTGCCGACTGGGCCTGGGCTGGCGGGCTGCTCAACATGCTGTTGCCGGCGCTGCATTTCGGCGTCGCAGTGGTGGCGCGGCCGGTGACGCGGTTCGAGCCGGAGGAGGCCTACCGGCTGATCCAGGATCTTGGCATCCGCAATGCCTTCGTGCCGCCGACCGCACTCCGGATGATGCGCGGCGCCGGCAGCCCGCAAGGGCGCTGGAAGCTGAATTTGCGTACGGTCGCTGCGGCTGGCGAGGCGCTCGGCGCCGAGACGCTGGAATGGGGGCGCGAGGCTCTCGGGCTGACCATTAACGAGGCCTACGGCCAGACGGAGTGCAATCTCGTGCTGGCGTCGAGCGCGGCGCTCGGCGTCAGCCGTCCCGGCGCGATCGGCAAGGCGGTGCCGGGCCATGAGGTCGCGATCATCCGACCGAACGGCACGACCTGCGCGCCCGGCGAGGAGGGACAGATCGCCGTGCGCCGGCCCGATCCGGTGATGTTCCTGGAATATTGGCGCAACCCGGAAGCGACGGCGGCGAAATTCGTCGGCGACTGGATGACGACCGGCGACGAGGGCGTCGAGGATGAGGACGGCTATGTCCGCTTCATCGGCCGCGACGACGACGTGATCACCTCATCGGGCTATCGCATCGGGCCCGGCGAGATCGAGGATTGCCTGCTGCGCCATCCGGCGGTGGCGCTGGCCGCTGCCGTCGGCAAGCCCGATCCGCTGCGCACCGAGATCGTTAAGGCCTTCGTCGTGCTGAAGCCCGGGTATGACGGTTCGCATAACCTGGTTGCGGAGCTTCAGGGCTTCGTGCGGGCGCGGCTGTCCGCCCATGAGTATCCGCGCGAGATCGCCTTCCGGGACGAGCTGCCTCTGACGACGACCGGCAAGATCATCCGTCGATTGCTGCGGGCCGAGGCCTGAACAGCGCGCGCGCGAGACGTTCGCGCATGCGTATCGCCAGGTCGGCCGGCCGGTGCATGCGCTGCTGCGGGCGCCGGGTCAGGCTGATCGTGCCGAAGGCTTGGTCGCGGGCGCCGAACAGCGGCAGGCCGCCGGGCAACAGGATCTGCCGGGAGGGCTGTGCCTTGCGCATCATCGCAAGCAGCATCGGCAGAGGCTCCAGCGCCGCATAGGCCTCGTCGCCGACACCGTGATAGAGCCAGCAGGAGCTACCTTTTCCAAGGGTGAGCGCGGCTGCGATCGGCCGGTCGTCGAGCACCAGCACGGCGATGCGGCAGAGCTTCTGCCGGCCGAGATCGCGGCTCATGCTGCGCAGGAAGCCGACCTCGCGCGTGTTCTGCAAGGTCGCCTTGCCGGCCCGGCCGCGCGAGCCGGTAGCTTCGAGCGCGAGCAGGATCTCGACGGCATCGCGCCGGTCCGCCCGGTTCATGGCCTCGGCGAGGATCAGGCGGCCCTTGTCCCGCAAGGTCTCCTCCGAGGCGGCGATCCGCGCGGTCGGAGGCAGTTCGAGCCGGCGCCCGACGAGGGGCTGCCAGCCCAGGGCCACGCCATGGCCGTCGGCGACGCGGGCGAGCGTGGTGGCAAAAGCGCCGGTCAGGTCGATCCCTGACAGGGAGAACGCTTCGGCGCCATGGCTGCGCGCGCGCCAGCCACGCAGGAAGGCGGCGAGCGCGGGGACGGCGAAGGTGCGGTCGAGCAGCGGCGTGCCGTTCAGCAGGCGCGGATCGGCAAAGCCCTCCAGCGTGTCGGGGGCGAGGAGATGGCGGCGCGTCCGGCAGGGAACGAGCCCTACGAGGCGGCGTCGCTCCGAGGCCGGGTCGCCCTGCCAGAGCAGCATGAGCTGGGTATCGCGGAAGGAGACGAGATGCTGCGCGGCGGCGAGCGCGAAGCCCGGCTCGAGGCAAGGATTGGCTTCCAGCGCGCGGTCGGCGAGATCGCTCCATTCCGGACGGATGGTGTCGCAGGCGCCGAGCGAGCGCAGCTCGCTATGGATGGTCGAGTTCGGAGGGGGAAGCGGGATCGGTGGCCGGTTCGCCGCCGCGATGCCGTCGGTCGCCGCAAGAGCCGTGATCGTGCTCATCTGCCCGCACCCTTCCTGGATCGTTCCGACGCATGGCTGTGTCGGAATGGCAAGGCGCGCCGGCGCGCCTTGCCACTCGCAGGGCTGGGTTCAAGAAACGGGCCGACAGGTCAGGCGGGCTGCGGCTGCTCAGACATCTGACCAAGGAAGGCGGACCAGAGCTTGCGCACCGTGTCCTGCTCGATATCCCTCACGATCAGGACGAGGCGGGAGCGGTGGTCCGCATCCGGCCAGGCGTCGAGCTGGATCGGCGGGTGCAGGATCTGCTGGACGGCATGGACCAGCAGCGGCCGGCCGGGCTCGCCGGCGATGTCCACCAGCCCCTTGAGCCGCAGCAGGCGTGGACCATGGATCGAGCGCAGCAGGGACCAGAACAGGTCGAAGGTGGTGCGGGCGACCGGCTGCTCCGCGGTCAGGACGAAGGCGCGTATCGAGGCGTCGTGGCGGTTGACGTCATGCGGGTCCTGGCCATGGGTATGGTCGTGTCCGTGGTGGTGGTCGTGATCATGGTGGTGGTGCCCGGGCAGCGCGTCCTCGGCCAGCCAGTGGCGTAGCGCCTGTGGCTGCTTCGCGAGATCGTAGAGGCCGGCGCCGATCAGGTCGTTGGCGGGTGCGTTTGGCGCGAGGATGGCGATGCCGGGATTGAGATTGCCGAGCCGTTCGTGCAGGGCGGCGATGGCTTCCGGGGCGGCGAGGTCGGTTTTCGTCAGCACCAGCCGGTCGGCGGCGACAACCTGCCGGCGCGCTTCCTCATGGGCATCGAGCGTCGCCATGCCGTTGACGGCGTCGACCAGCGTGACGACGCCATCGAGCGGGAAGCGCATCGCGAGATAGGGGTGGTTGATCAGGACGTTCAGGATCGGCGCGGGGTCGGCAAGGCCGGTCGTCTCGATGACGAGGCGCGAGAAGGGAGCAATGCGGCCATTGTCGCGGCCGCGCAGCAGGTCCTCCAGCGTGACGATGAGGTCGTCGCGGATGGTGCAGCAGAGGCAGCCGGATTCGAGGAGGATCATGTTCTCCTCGACCCCTTCGATCATCAGGTGGTCGAGGCCGATCTCGCCGAACTCGTTGACGAGGACGAGCGTGCCGGCCAGCGCGGGGTCCTTCAGCAGGCGGTTCAGCAAGGTGGTCTTGCCGGCGCCGAGGAAGCCGGTCAGCAGCGTGAGTGGCACGGGGAGGGGGCGGGCAGGGTCGCCAGACATGGTCGCGGAGCCTCGAGAACATCGGACTTATCCGATGTCCTATCAATCGGATCGATCATCTTCTCCGCCAACGAAGGGCGCGGGATGATCTAGGCAGGCACGGTGCCCCGCCTCGTTTGTTCTAATATTACATTAGTGGCGATGGCGGCGATGACAAGAGCGCAGCCGGCATATTGCAGAGGGCCGAGACGCTCGGCGAGAACGAAGGCGGCGATGATGACGGCGAAGACCGGCTCGGCGCAGAAGGCGAGGCCGGCGGGGCCGGGCGCGATGCGGGCCAGCGCCAGGATCTGGAAGAGGAAGCCGACGACATAGCCGCCATAGGTGATGGCGACCGCGATGGGGGCCAGCATGAAGGTCTGCGGCGGGAGGAAGCCGCCGGTGACGAGCAGCACCAGCGCCGTCACAGGCAGGATGACGACATGCGACCAGAACAGCTTGGGCAAGGTCGGCGTCTCGGCGCAGCGGGCGGCTGCGAAGAACTGCGCGGCCGCACTGACGCTCGCGAGCATGGCGAGGGCGAGGCCGCGCGGATCAAGCCCGTGCAGGTCAGGCCCGACGACGAGGGCGATGCCGAGGAAAGCAGCGAGCGCGACCGCCAGCCGGTCGATCCGGAAGGGGGCCGGGGTCAGCAAGGGCTCGGCCAGCACGATCAGGACCGGGAAGGTATAGAACACCACCGCCGCGACAGAGACCGGAACGAAGGCAACCGAGGAGAGATAGCCGATGCCGACCAGCGCTGTCGCCAGGCCGAAGAGCAGGACCGGCTGTCGCTCGCTGCGCTTCAGCGCAATCGAGGCGCGCCAGAAGAACGCGGCGCCGCCGACGAGGACGAGCATCAGAAGGACGCGGTAGAAGACGAGGAGTGGCCCGCTGAGGCCTGCCTGTCCGGCGATCTGGGCGCTGACGATATTGGTGCCGAAAGCGGCGGCCGAAGCCAGCGCCAGGAACAGGCCCTGGCGTGCGTCGGTTCGGTCGCGGTCAGAGCGCCCCAGATCCAATCAGGCCTCAGGCGTCGTTGGCGGGCTTGGCCTTGGCTCCGGCCGCGGGCTTTCCGGCCGGCGGCTTCACGGCGGCCTGGGAGGGCTTCGGCTTAGCCGGAACGGTCCGGGCCGGCGGGGTCTTGAGCGGCTGTGTCTTTGCCGGCTGGGTCTTGGCGGCCTGTGCCTTGTCGGGCTGGGCATTGCGCGCAGCCGGCTTGATGCCCGCGGCTGCGCCGGGGCGCAGGCTAGCTGCATTGGCGGCGCCGGGCTGCACGGAGCCTTGCAGACGCAGCGGGCCGCCCTCGAAGGCATCGGTCGAAGGTTGCACTGGCGCGCTCGCAGGGGCGAAGGCAGTGGTGCCGCGCGGGATCGCGCCATTGCTCGAGGCGGTGCGGCGGGCCGGCGGCACGACGAGGCCGGCAGCGACGGGGGCCTCCGGCTCGATGGTCGGCGTGCCGCGCGCGACGCGCGAGCTCGGCTGAGTCGTCGCGTTGGCCGCGAGCGGGGCGGAGGCCGAGCCGGGGCTGCGGCCAAAGGAGACCTGTACCGGGACGGTCTCGGCACGGGGGCCGAGCACGATGCGTCCACGCGGTGAGCGGGTCGCGACCGAGCCGGACGCCTGCGGGGCCGACTGGGCGTTGAAGATGGCGAAGCGCCCGCCATCGGGGGAATTGGCGTCGCCGGTGGACATGCCGGCCGCGATCGGGCCCGAGATGTCGGCATCATCGGCGAGAGCGACGCCGCCGCCGCGATTGCGGACTTCGTCGCAGATATTGGGCGCGCGGGTGCCGCTGGGCGGCATCGAGGCGACGTTGTAGCCGGTGCCGCCCCAGGCGGCGAAGCCTTCGTCGAGGAGCTGGGCCGCCTTCACGGTGCGGTCGGTGCCCGAGGTCGAGCCAAGCACGACGGCGATCAGCGTGCGTCCGCCGCGGCTCGCCGTCGCGACGACATTGAAGCCGGAGGCGCAGGTGAAGCCGGTCTTCATGCCACCGATGCCGGAATAGCGCCCGACCAGCCCGTTGGTGTTGGGCATGATCTGCTTGCCGAGCTGCACGGCCGAGGTGCCCCAGTAATCGGAATACTGCGAGAAATCACGCATCAGCGCCATGGCGAGCACGGCGAGGTCGCGGGCACTGGTCTGCTGGTCGGGATGGTCCCAGCCATTGGGATTGACGAAGCGGGTGTCGCGCATGCCGAGGCGCTGCGCCTCCGCGTTCATCATGGCGACGAAGCTCGGGACGTCGCCGCCGACGCCTTCGGCCACGACATAGGCGATGTCGTTGGCCGATTTCACCATCATGATGCGCAGCGCGTTGTCGAGCGTGATCTCCGACCCCGGCTTGGCATAAACCTTCACGCGCGGCTGGCTGGCGGCGAGCTTCGAGACCGGGATCGCCGTCTCCAGGCCGAGACGCCCCTCCCGCACCGCCTTCAGCGCGAGATAGATCGTCATCATCTTGGTGGTCGAGGCCGGGCGCCAGGCCTGGTTCGCGTTCTCGCTCGACAGCACGGCGCCGCTGGAGGCATCGACGACGAGGCTGGTGCCGGCATAGGCCGGCCCCGACAGGACGGCACCGAGAACAAGGGCGGCTGCGAGGCGGGAAGCGATCATCGGGCGGGTCTGAACCTGTCTTGCTCGAAGCGGGCGGGTGGTATCTTGCGGATAGCGACGGCGCAGGGTTCAACGCGACGCATGCGGCAATTTCGAGACGGCCGCCACAATCGCCCGCCCGTGAATGCATACCTACCCCTTGCGGAGCGATTTGCCTAGCTGCGGCGGCCGGTCCACAAGCGACGGGTTCCTTCGCTTTTCTAGGGCTTGTCGCGTGGCTTTCGGCCTTCTCTGGATACCGGCGACCATCGCCGCCTCGCTCCTGCAGACCGCACGCAACCTGGCGCAGCGATCGCTCACCGAGACTATCGGTGTGGTCGGCGCCACGCAGGTACGCTTTCTGTTCGGCCTGCCCTTCGCCATGCTGTTCCTGGCGCTGGCCTGCCTCGGGCTGCAACGCCTGCCGCCGGCGATCGGCATGGCTTCGCTCGGCTACACGCTCTGGGGCGCATTGACGCAGATCGCAGCCACCGCCCTGATGCTGGCGGCGATGCGCGAGCGTTCCTTCGCGGTGACCACCGCCTATACCAAGACCGAGCCGGTGCAGGTCGCGCTGTTCGGCGCCCTGCTGCTCGGCGATGCGCTGACGCCGATGAAGTTCCTGGCGATCGCCATCGCGACGGCGGGCGTGATCGTCGTCTCTTGGAAGCCCGGCGAGAAACTGACCCGCGCCGGCCTGCGCCCAGCCGTGCTCGGCATCGTTTCCGGCGCCTTCTTCGCGCTCTCGGCGATCGGCTTCCGTGGCGGCATCCAGGCGCTGCCGGAGGGCGAGTTCCTGATCCGCGCCTCGACCATCCTCGTGCTCGGTCTCGGGCTCCAGACCCTGCTGCTGGTGATCTATATGCTCATTGCCGACCGGCAGGCGCTGATCCTCAGCCTGAAGAGCTGGCGCCGCTCGCTCTCGGCGGGCTTCCTCGGCGCCGCCGCCTCGCAGTTCTGGTTCATCGGCTTTTCGCTCACCACCGCCGCCAATGTCCGCACGCTGGCGCTGATCGAGGTGCCATTGGCGCAGATCGCCTCGCGCAAGTTGTTCGCGGAGGGGACGAGCCGGCGCGAGATGCTGGGCATGGCGATGATCGTCGGCGGGGTCGGGCTGCTGCTCTCGCTGGCGTTGCGATGAGCGTGTGGGGCGGCTAGTGCTGGAGGCAGAAGCCCTGACAGCCGATCGGCGCACGGCCACCATGCGCGGATGCCGGCTTGCCGGGTGGCACAAGGCTGCCAAAATAACGTGTAGCTGCACAGTAAGGGAGATTTCGCCATGAGCGCTGCGATCGTCGGCTGGGCCCATACACCGTTCGGCAAGCAGGATGCCGAGACCGTCGAAAGCCTGATCGTGCGGGTGGCGACCGAAGCCCTCGTCGATGCCGGCATTACTGCTGACGATGTCGACGAGATCGTGCTCGGCCATTACAACGCCGGCTTCTCGGCCCAGGACTTCACCGCGTCGCTGGTACTGCAGGCCGATCCGGCGCTGCGCTTCAAGCCGACGACCCGGGTCGAGAACGCCTGCGCCACCGGTACGGCCGCCGTACATCAGGGCGTCCGCGCGATCCGGGCGGGTGATGCCAAGGTCGTGCTCGTCGTCGGCGTCG
Protein-coding sequences here:
- a CDS encoding GNAT family N-acetyltransferase encodes the protein MSTITALAATDGIAAANRPPIPLPPPNSTIHSELRSLGACDTIRPEWSDLADRALEANPCLEPGFALAAAQHLVSFRDTQLMLLWQGDPASERRRLVGLVPCRTRRHLLAPDTLEGFADPRLLNGTPLLDRTFAVPALAAFLRGWRARSHGAEAFSLSGIDLTGAFATTLARVADGHGVALGWQPLVGRRLELPPTARIAASEETLRDKGRLILAEAMNRADRRDAVEILLALEATGSRGRAGKATLQNTREVGFLRSMSRDLGRQKLCRIAVLVLDDRPIAAALTLGKGSSCWLYHGVGDEAYAALEPLPMLLAMMRKAQPSRQILLPGGLPLFGARDQAFGTISLTRRPQQRMHRPADLAIRMRERLARALFRPRPAAIDG
- a CDS encoding DMT family transporter; its protein translation is MAFGLLWIPATIAASLLQTARNLAQRSLTETIGVVGATQVRFLFGLPFAMLFLALACLGLQRLPPAIGMASLGYTLWGALTQIAATALMLAAMRERSFAVTTAYTKTEPVQVALFGALLLGDALTPMKFLAIAIATAGVIVVSWKPGEKLTRAGLRPAVLGIVSGAFFALSAIGFRGGIQALPEGEFLIRASTILVLGLGLQTLLLVIYMLIADRQALILSLKSWRRSLSAGFLGAAASQFWFIGFSLTTAANVRTLALIEVPLAQIASRKLFAEGTSRREMLGMAMIVGGVGLLLSLALR
- a CDS encoding DMT family transporter, with the protein product MDLGRSDRDRTDARQGLFLALASAAAFGTNIVSAQIAGQAGLSGPLLVFYRVLLMLVLVGGAAFFWRASIALKRSERQPVLLFGLATALVGIGYLSSVAFVPVSVAAVVFYTFPVLIVLAEPLLTPAPFRIDRLAVALAAFLGIALVVGPDLHGLDPRGLALAMLASVSAAAQFFAAARCAETPTLPKLFWSHVVILPVTALVLLVTGGFLPPQTFMLAPIAVAITYGGYVVGFLFQILALARIAPGPAGLAFCAEPVFAVIIAAFVLAERLGPLQYAGCALVIAAIATNVILEQTRRGTVPA
- a CDS encoding AMP-binding protein, which codes for MLPDLTDYAALREGFRWRIPNRYNIAVDVCDRWATIEPGRPAIIEVSQDWQVTPVSFGWLREHSNRLANALRARGVGRGDRIAILLPQGRAVLTAHLAAYKLGAIAVPLAALFGVDALAYRLTDSAAKVVVTNAAGLAKLGEITQPLPELALRISTDGADGAAECWDTLLAGGNPDFTPVDTTPDDPALMIYTSGTTGNPKGALHGHRVLPGHLPGVQMPHEFMPRPGDLAWTPADWAWAGGLLNMLLPALHFGVAVVARPVTRFEPEEAYRLIQDLGIRNAFVPPTALRMMRGAGSPQGRWKLNLRTVAAAGEALGAETLEWGREALGLTINEAYGQTECNLVLASSAALGVSRPGAIGKAVPGHEVAIIRPNGTTCAPGEEGQIAVRRPDPVMFLEYWRNPEATAAKFVGDWMTTGDEGVEDEDGYVRFIGRDDDVITSSGYRIGPGEIEDCLLRHPAVALAAAVGKPDPLRTEIVKAFVVLKPGYDGSHNLVAELQGFVRARLSAHEYPREIAFRDELPLTTTGKIIRRLLRAEA
- a CDS encoding NADH:flavin oxidoreductase/NADH oxidase, with product MPGLFDPFSLKDVTLRNRIVASPMCQYMAQDGVANDWHRAHLAGLARGGTGLVVIEATGVSPEGRITPGCLGLWNDGQAEALAPIVAEMRKAGAVTGIQIGHAGRKASANLPWEGDDHIPANDERGWETIAPSAVAHGGGLPRVPRAMTTADIARVRGDFVAAAERARDIGIEWLKLHFAHGYLAQNFLSPHANKRDDAYGGSFENRSRFLIETLVAVRKVWPENRPLSARLGVIEYDGRDEETLAEAIELVKRFKAEGLDFIDVSVGFSTNEAKIPWGPAFLAPVAERVRREAGLPASTSWYISKPEQADALVREGKVDLVTLGRPLLADPHWPYAAAHALGVENPAWATLPPPYAHWLARYRAA
- a CDS encoding serine hydrolase yields the protein MIASRLAAALVLGAVLSGPAYAGTSLVVDASSGAVLSSENANQAWRPASTTKMMTIYLALKAVREGRLGLETAIPVSKLAASQPRVKVYAKPGSEITLDNALRIMMVKSANDIAYVVAEGVGGDVPSFVAMMNAEAQRLGMRDTRFVNPNGWDHPDQQTSARDLAVLAMALMRDFSQYSDYWGTSAVQLGKQIMPNTNGLVGRYSGIGGMKTGFTCASGFNVVATASRGGRTLIAVVLGSTSGTDRTVKAAQLLDEGFAAWGGTGYNVASMPPSGTRAPNICDEVRNRGGGVALADDADISGPIAAGMSTGDANSPDGGRFAIFNAQSAPQASGSVATRSPRGRIVLGPRAETVPVQVSFGRSPGSASAPLAANATTQPSSRVARGTPTIEPEAPVAAGLVVPPARRTASSNGAIPRGTTAFAPASAPVQPSTDAFEGGPLRLQGSVQPGAANAASLRPGAAAGIKPAARNAQPDKAQAAKTQPAKTQPLKTPPARTVPAKPKPSQAAVKPPAGKPAAGAKAKPANDA
- a CDS encoding ABC transporter substrate-binding protein: MPIASPSRSSMPSRRGFGQLAAGAALACFAGGGTAHAEGNTAIRFALDRRFDALTAPFLAAQDKGYFGAEGLDVVIEPGNGARAMLQRMAAGVQDAGFGDINALIRFRDENPGADLKAVMIVHDRPGYALIGRKSRGITTAPASLEGRKLGTAAIDASFAQWPLFKSLNKIDDSKIRIETIGLPVREPMLASGEIDALFAFGPSTAVSLRARGVPGDDIVLMEMAEHGLLLYGSAVIVSGKLIASKPDAVRGLVRAVMRGIRDVAVNPGVGAQFVLRRNESAQAEVERDRLAAVIERNVLTSYVRAHGLGGIDRERWAKALDQLALAGAFRDKARAGDAFTDAYLPPASERMF
- a CDS encoding CobW family GTP-binding protein, whose product is MSGDPARPLPVPLTLLTGFLGAGKTTLLNRLLKDPALAGTLVLVNEFGEIGLDHLMIEGVEENMILLESGCLCCTIRDDLIVTLEDLLRGRDNGRIAPFSRLVIETTGLADPAPILNVLINHPYLAMRFPLDGVVTLVDAVNGMATLDAHEEARRQVVAADRLVLTKTDLAAPEAIAALHERLGNLNPGIAILAPNAPANDLIGAGLYDLAKQPQALRHWLAEDALPGHHHHDHDHHHGHDHTHGQDPHDVNRHDASIRAFVLTAEQPVARTTFDLFWSLLRSIHGPRLLRLKGLVDIAGEPGRPLLVHAVQQILHPPIQLDAWPDADHRSRLVLIVRDIEQDTVRKLWSAFLGQMSEQPQPA